One Nicotiana tabacum cultivar K326 chromosome 23, ASM71507v2, whole genome shotgun sequence genomic window, AAGAGTCATGCATTAAATTGAGAATACATAGATTTAACCATAGTTTAGTATGGTTAAATCACTCAAATTACGTTTCTAAATAACGCCAGAAAGTCACTTTGTTTTCAAACTCCTTTCCTCGGAAGCATGCAACTAATACACAACTTGTATCAGCTGCATGTAAAACTCATGATTAACATAATGTCCTAGATTCAATCAGTCGACTATTCAACTTAGCTATTTtgttcaaataatggcaaatgtTTAAATGATCAGTCTTATACTTTGGGAAAATGGTAAACTTTTTCCAAGTATAATGGTGAGTGGCAACAAAATCGGAGCCATAATATGCCTTATTATTACCTAATTATTGGTTCTTCAGATAAACCATTAATAATGCACGAGGAATTCACATTAGGCTAAAAACAATCAGTTTTCAGTTTCATGTAATATACTGTATGTCATTAAGACAAGTCAATTCGCTGATCCGCTTTGGATTTCACTAATTCTGATTGCCATAATCAAACAGCTACAAGAAAATAAGTAAAACCGGAAATCAATCAAATAAAATGTAGCATGGAAAGTTCTAGTAATTAGGGGGGAAATGCTGAAAGTGAGATAAGAATCTCAAGACTCAAGAATGGCTGGCTAAAGTAGCCCCTTGCAGTACATTATTTACACTCTGTATCCAATAAAACACCAAACAGAACAGCCTAATAGTGTACTAGAATGAGAAGCTATCCATAAAAAATCCAGGCCATATAATTCATTTCATGACATTATAGCTGGAAGGGAATAAGTACTACTGCAAAAGAGataatagaataacaaaaatacTTGCATTCAACCGATAAATCAGCTATTGTGGGGAAGCATAATTTACAAAAAGGAGGCAGATGCAAAATCAATTCAATCGTTTCCATATACAACTATAACAAGAAAGGCTACAAACAAAAGAGCAAATGAAAGAACAAGGATTTGATTGCTCATACCACTCATACAGATTCCGTTCCCCTGGCGAAATGAAAAGCAAGCTCAATGCACcagagcaaaatgatgaaatcaaaaatAGAATTAAGCACGCTTAACCTCGTGATAACTAGCTGGAAACTCTGAATTTGAGGAATGATGACAGTTGAAATGGTCTTCTTTTGTCAAAAATCTGCAGAAAGAATCGACAAATAGAGTAGAGAAAAGAATCTTTGCAGACTTTAAACCCCCAATGCTTGCATCACTCAATTTATTGCATGAAGTTGCAGATGCAAACTCAAAGGTTAACGTTCTTTGCATCCAGCAATAGCGCCTTCAATCAGAGTTTGAATCATAGAAGTCACTGGGACATGGTGTCATGACTTCAGATTCAAGAATCTGAACAACCCTGTGCATGGTTGGCCTGTCATCGGGGCTTGAAGAGACACACTGTGTGGCAACTGAAAGCAGGGCATCAAGGCTTTCAGTCTGTACTCGTTCACAATGTGGATCAACTATCTCCATTCGTCTATTCTCAGATGCTAGAAAATTCAGCTGCACGATGAATATAACAAGGGTTTAGAAGACCAGTGATCTGAATAAAATACCTGGAATGCCAGCTATATGATCTGTTTGTCCTACTCTGGCAGGATACTTCACTACAAAAAGTGAAAAATTCTTTCACAAAGATGTAGGGTAATTGGAATGACGTTTTACCAAATGATCCAAATAGTGTTGGGTTTTCACATGATTAGatcaaactaaaacaaaactaCAGATAAAATTTTGAACTCTTAAAATTGATTTGATCAGTGACAGTATTCAGTTTAGTCAGGTGCATATGACAATGATAGGTCTTTATTTAAGATgattaaatttttattatttgttgtagATGTTAACATTATTTTGGTGCGTAAACATTATTCTCCTTCGGGCTCATGCCCATCCTTACCTATCCGGAAAAAATAAGGTTCACCACTATTCCTCATGCTCCTATTTAACATTCCTTAGTTCATTTTGCTTCAACTTTGTCCCTATTGTCCCTCATATATTTCATGGATTAATGACCACCAAGACTATTGCTGTTTTATATCGTTGCACAACTATCATCACTGTTTGTCTCAAGTGCAAGTTTTACCTCAACAATTACCATCTTTACTGATTGTCTCAAGTACAAGTTTTACCATAATAATTTTGTGTCCATACCCAGTCCGGTCCTTAATGCAGTCTCAACTAATAACctcttttttgcttttctttgagaAACTAACCGACCTCAATCACGTCAAAACTTAAAGGGGTCAAGTTGGAATTACTTGTCCAGCAACATGCTTCCTCTACCTCCTTCCCTTGGTAAAATCATTCTCAtctccccccacccccaccccccacccacAAACCCCCAAGGAGTAACCGCAGTAGTTGCAAAATCAGTGGGAAGAGGAACTGGAAGGGAATTGAGGTTGGGGCAAAGCATGGCAGTGGCAAATGTAGCTTTTCAGCCTTACGCCTTTAAGATCTCACAAGATGCAAATGTGTTTCAGCCTTACGCCTTTAAGATCTCACAAGATTGTGTGCTTTTGATAGATACTTGCACTCCAATAGGCAAAATTTTCTAGAGATAAGGATACATCAGTTAAACAAAATATTACAATGAACTCTTTAGTGCAAACATTTAAGATGATATATGTTTGTTATTCTTTCAGTAATTTCAACTTTGCCCCCAATAGGGACCCCTCAAGTGAAGTTCACATGCATCTCTGCAGTTTTTGGACTCTGGTAGTCAAAAAGAGTGAGATCGTGATAAATTATGTGCATAACTAAAGATAAAGGTCGAACTATCAAATTGTGGCATATATTAAGACTAATTTATGAATTTAGCTATATTTAGATAACCGATTAGCTTTTCAGTAAATATTTACTCTTTGCATCAATCACTACATAGTGGTTTTGGGTTGTCACCAACTTATGCTATGTATGTTAGGTCATTCTTATGTTCTTGCTTTAGGAAGAAACACATAGAAAAGAATATCAGAGATGATTAACTTAGCAACTTGAAGAACATCCATTTTTCTCCTTAGCGCCTTTAATTCAAGGAACAAATTTCATCATTGCAGTTAAGTAGACCATTCTTGTCTAATTTGCTATTCTCATATACCTTTTGAATTACAAATACGATTTCTGAGTTGAATCATAGGGGAGAGTGGAGACATCATATCTAGACCCTTAGGGATTAGATTTATGTATATGTTCATCAGATTTTCCCAATAGCCTTAACCTTGCCAATAAATAGCGATAATGACATTTGTAGTTTAAAAATAAAGTAAGCTACCCCACAAAGAGAATGTCAGGAATTTCAACCAAGAGAgagaataaactaaaattattagAAGTAAGATGTCATTAATGACATAACATACCCAGCCAACAATATTGAAGCCCTTCTCAATATATGATGCATCAGTGGGCCGCTTTCCACTTATGACTTCAAGAACCAGAACTCCAAAACTATAAACATCAGTCTTTTCTGTAGCCCTACCACTCTGCAtgtattcttgaaagaaaaagtagAAGAGAAAAGAAACACTTAAGCTgtaaaaacaaacaaacaacgaGATACCTCAAGTGAAGCCAAAATCATTAGCCCAAAGTGAAAGCATATAAAATCAGATTTATGCATGGCACTGCAAGGAGAACTTTTTTTTacaaggtaaataatttattaaaacTAAATTTTTAAGCACCTAGATAACCTCTCATCACATGTTACAACTTCTTATTTTTTATGAAATCATCACATCTTACAACTTGATGCAGCAGAGATGAATGTGCATAAAAAGCAGTATTTTCAATGCCACTTTAAAACTGCCCCTCAAGAGAAACTTTGAAATAGAACCATTTTCTCCCCCTCCCTCCGCCATTCAACTAGGCCTCATATTATCTTTTGTCAATATCAAGAAATATAAGCATGAAAGAAATCAGAGGTTGCAACATCTACAGTCAAAAGCAGTAACCATCTTGTACTTGAAAAGAAGTAGCAAAACCTgattaaagaaagaggaaaacaaGACAGCTCTCTCCCCAATCTCAACTATTACTAGCGACAGAAAGTCATTCCTTGcatagtttaaaatttaaaacttctTAAATAAAAGATGAAGATAAATGTCTAATGATTGGGTGTACCTGGAGCTAAATACCCAAATGTGCCAGCTACAATTGTTGTGATGTGAGACTCCTCATCTCCAAGTAATTTGGCCAGTCCAAAATCAGATACTCGAGCCTCAAAATTACCATCAAGCAAAATGTTGCTAGACTTTATGTCACGGTGGATTACTCGAGGGGAACAATCATGATGTAAATATGCCAACCCTTTCGCAGCTCCCATGATTACAGTCAGTCGTGCACCCCAGTCTAGTTGCTCAGATCTCTCTGTATAAAATGTCAAAAACGATTTTTTAATGGAACCAAAAACCATAGCCAAATCTAAAACTCTCTACCCTGGAGATACAAAAAATATCAACAGCAATGGCAATTTAAGAAGATGAACTAGCTTAAAGGAATGTCATCTTTTTTTGTTGTTCTCTTTGCTTTCCGCCCTAGACGCTGAAAGCAAACGTCATGTCACTTTCCACATTCCTAACATGACTGTCATTTTGTTACTTTATTGGATAGAAGAACACCGAATCAACGAGATACTCAACCATTTTGAcaattcatttttttctttttgcttggtATACATACCAAAACTATGGATAAAAATTAGCTAAACATTACTACTGTACTGTCATGTATGTATGAATGTGATTCTGAGGCACAATAGCTGCAAAGGATAGCGCTGCAAGCTAGCTAACTGGTAAACTAAACCAAAGGAGTTTAAGTGTAAATTAAAAGTTACTTATAAAAAGGAAGTCTATATTCAAAGTTCTACAGCAGTATTTACACAATATAGAGCACATATGAAACATCAATGACGCACTAATAGATTCTTTGGTGCCATCAGAGCTTCTTGGTTAGCTAGGAAGTTACTCTCCATTATTCTAAAGATACAAGCAGTTAAATTGCCTAGACACAAAAACATTCCAGAGTGCCATCTGCACCATCCAAATGTGTAAACCATTCTACTCTTTTACTTACATTAAAAGGTAAGAGATTTATGCAACCAAGCCAATGGGTACTAATCCATATACGTTTAGAGCTGCATTAGGACAACAAACGCAAAGCTTAGTCAATCCCATTCAGAAACTTTCTCCAAAGGCTGGCAATACTTTTCCAATCAATTGCATATCAAACACTGCTTTTACAGCATTCCCTTCTGTCCATACAATCTGCCAGACCTTTTGAGACAATATTTCACTGGTTGGATCAATCAAAATAGCAGTAGAAAGTGATTCCTTATCATATTTTATCCGGGTCTGTCCTCGATGAACCTCTTCATACAAAATCTGTCAGTTTAATTGGGCTATCGAAGTGGTAAGTATTGTGAGAATAACTTGGTCTGTTTATGAATGTCTACTGTTTAAACGTCTCATGGCACTTTAGTGAGCTCATATTAATTAGCCAAGGAGATTATTACCATTACTGTTACTAGATTGCCCTTTTTATCTCCAACTGAGCCACACAACCGAAAGTTCAATCAGGTGCTGTACAGGGAAGATAACCAACCCTACTGTGCTTTGAAAAGTCAAGATCGCTAAAATCTCAAATATTTGCCAATTAGAAGAGAAAAGTCAGAAAATCTCAGCAAACCCAGCTTATGTGCTAAATCCGCAAAATAACAAATATTTTCACCAATTGTTAAGCACCAGGACATTGTACAAAGGGACGTATATCTCACCGTGCAGAACTTCATCTAGGCTACCTCCGGATAAGAAGTCATATATCAACAACTTCGATGTTGGAGAATTGCAATATCCTCGCAGATTTACCAGATATCGGTGCTTAATGCTTCCAAGAATTTCAAGCTCCCTCTCAAAGAACCTATCAAAGCCTTCATTCATCTTGATAATTCTCTTCAAGGCAAATACATTGCCGTCATCCATTGCAAGCTTGTATACAGTTCCAAATCCCCCAGAACCAATTATGTGTTCTCCGTTCAGAGTCTCCAGCTTTTTGATGATATCCTTTGAAGAGTAAGGCAAATCTCCATGAAACATGACAATCGATGCACCTGAGAATTTAATAATTGTAAGCCTTTTTACATGGAATTCAAAAGCATAAAGCAAATAAAGACGAAGAACTTTAGAATTGTAACTTCCACATAGGTTCTAGATAAAGACCTGCACAAACATCCATTGCAAGGCTTTTGCCATCATTTTTACCCAGTCTCTTGTAGAGGAAacagccccagaaacacatcagTGCCACCAATAGCAGAGCACCCACAGTGGCAGATGCACTTATTAGTAGTCGACCATTCTTACTTtggttttgggctgagaaacatggaaattagtatgaAATTCACCATAAAACATGAATGGAAGGAagtgaaaaaaatgaaagaaagaaaacagggaaataaaaaagaaacagtAGAAAAGGCTACACGTCCAATGACAAGTAACTATTTCATCAAGTCATGCTGTCAACATATAATGGTGCTGCTTAAAACTATGAAGTCTGCACACTTATGTGATTCCATCATTTGAAGTAAAAAGTTTTCTTGTTAGCCTGACAGATGAACAAATCCTTCACAAATATCATTTGAAATTCTAGTCAACAGAaattacacaaaaacaaaaaacatgtCGTAGCTGTTGCAGTACCATGAATTACCTTTACATATCTTAAAAGTGAGAAATATATGGATACTTACCAAAAAGTGAGAAATATATGGATACACTTTTAAAATCACTTTTACATATCTTAAAAGTGAGAAATATGAAGATACTTAACAAAAAAATGTATACTAGATCTTAAATTTTTAGAACAAAGAGATCTAGAATGTGAACCCCTATGAAGATAGAGGTGCTTCTTTTCCAACGACATTACTGCAGTTAAATCATTGTCATGTTCTCTTGTCTACTTGATATAGGAAATCCAGAAAAGGGCAAGTTGTTATCTTTGGAAGCCGAAACACTACAAGCTGTTTTTTTATGACCGAGAAATCTGCCTGGGGCCAATCCTTAGGTTCAACCACGGCCTTT contains:
- the LOC107809044 gene encoding LRR receptor-like serine/threonine-protein kinase FEI 2 isoform X2 translates to MGGFSLKIQELLFSSLLLFCIFSRVALALSPDGQALVNFRISVLGSDGVLKQWRPEDSDPCGWKGVLCDPKSKRVVSLILPDHKLSGSISPDIGKLDQLQFLALHDNNFYGTIPPALGNCTKLKSLSQAPIRSVHLNLHKDLSSNSLSGNIPPSLGKLNNLVSFNVSTNFLVGQIPTDGHLANFGNDSFLGNRNLCGQQISQDCKAGGPSFSRSPVAAQNQSKNGRLLISASATVGALLLVALMCFWGCFLYKRLGKNDGKSLAMDVCAGASIVMFHGDLPYSSKDIIKKLETLNGEHIIGSGGFGTVYKLAMDDGNVFALKRIIKMNEGFDRFFERELEILGSIKHRYLVNLRGYCNSPTSKLLIYDFLSGGSLDEVLHERSEQLDWGARLTVIMGAAKGLAYLHHDCSPRVIHRDIKSSNILLDGNFEARVSDFGLAKLLGDEESHITTIVAGTFGYLAPEYMQSGRATEKTDVYSFGVLVLEVISGKRPTDASYIEKGFNIVGWLNFLASENRRMEIVDPHCERVQTESLDALLSVATQCVSSSPDDRPTMHRVVQILESEVMTPCPSDFYDSNSD
- the LOC107809044 gene encoding LRR receptor-like serine/threonine-protein kinase FEI 2 isoform X1, which gives rise to MGGFSLKIQELLFSSLLLFCIFSRVALALSPDGQALVNFRISVLGSDGVLKQWRPEDSDPCGWKGVLCDPKSKRVVSLILPDHKLSGSISPDIGKLDQLQFLALHDNNFYGTIPPALGNCTKLKSLFLQGNYLSGWIPDELGNLPKLENLDLSSNSLSGNIPPSLGKLNNLVSFNVSTNFLVGQIPTDGHLANFGNDSFLGNRNLCGQQISQDCKAGGPSFSRSPVAAQNQSKNGRLLISASATVGALLLVALMCFWGCFLYKRLGKNDGKSLAMDVCAGASIVMFHGDLPYSSKDIIKKLETLNGEHIIGSGGFGTVYKLAMDDGNVFALKRIIKMNEGFDRFFERELEILGSIKHRYLVNLRGYCNSPTSKLLIYDFLSGGSLDEVLHERSEQLDWGARLTVIMGAAKGLAYLHHDCSPRVIHRDIKSSNILLDGNFEARVSDFGLAKLLGDEESHITTIVAGTFGYLAPEYMQSGRATEKTDVYSFGVLVLEVISGKRPTDASYIEKGFNIVGWLNFLASENRRMEIVDPHCERVQTESLDALLSVATQCVSSSPDDRPTMHRVVQILESEVMTPCPSDFYDSNSD